One Kazachstania africana CBS 2517 chromosome 5, complete genome DNA window includes the following coding sequences:
- the NMD3 gene encoding ribosome-binding protein NMD3 (similar to Saccharomyces cerevisiae NMD3 (YHR170W); ancestral locus Anc_5.67) → MEFNQAQYGQALQGQEQMGATVLCCNCGTPIDGSGGLVMCYDCIKMTVDISEGIPREANVSFCRNCERFLQPPGQWIRADLESRELLAICLRRLKGLTKVRLVDASFIWTEPHSRRIRVKLTVQGEAMAGTIIQQTFEVEYIVIAMQCPDCARSYTTNTWRATVQIRQKVPHKRTFLFLEQLILKHNAHVDTISISESRDGLDFFYAQKNHAVKMIDFLNSVVPIKYKKSEELISQDTHTGSSTYKFSYSVEIVPICRDDLVVLPKKLAKSMGDISQFVLCSKISNTVQFIDPTTLQIADLSPSVYWRYNFPPLADASQLVEFIVLDVESTGISRGKNVLADVCVARASDLGVNDQVYYIKSHLGGIIHAGDTVMGYFVSNSNYNSDLFDGLQLDYVPDVVLVKKLYKRKNKKNRNWKLKRMARERADIDASQDYNDRTQRQEMERAERDYELFLQELEEDEELRQKINLYKNQKQPENGVQSTVDDGDDEDEDAPEINIDELLDELDEMTLEDTPMED, encoded by the coding sequence ATGGAATTCAATCAAGCACAGTATGGACAGGCTTTACAGGGCCAGGAACAAATGGGTGCCACTGTTTTATGTTGTAACTGTGGTACGCCTATTGATGGTTCAGGCGGGTTAGTGATGTGTTACGATTGTATCAAGATGACTGTCGATATCAGCGAAGGTATTCCAAGAGAGGCAAACGTTTCATTTTGTAGAAACTGTGAAAGATTTCTTCAACCTCCGGGTCAGTGGATTAGAGCAGATCTAGAATCTAGAGAACTATTGGCCATCTGTTTGCGTCGTTTGAAAGGTTTGACCAAGGTGAGATTAGTGGATGCATCATTTATCTGGACAGAACCACATTCCAGACGTATCAGAGTGAAACTTACTGTTCAAGGTGAAGCGATGGCAGGCACCATCATTCAACAAACATTTGAAGTTGAGTATATTGTCATTGCTATGCAATGTCCTGACTGTGCCAGATCCTATACCACAAATACATGGAGGGCTACTGTTCAAATTAGACAAAAGGTTCCACATAAGAGAACTTTCCTATTTTTAGAAcaattaattttaaaacaCAATGCTCATGTCGATACGATTTCTATTAGTGAATCAAGAGATGGGTTAGATTTTTTCTATGCACAAAAGAATCATGCAGTTAAAATGATTGATTTCTTAAACTCTGTGGTTCCAATCAAGTACAAAAAATCTGAAGAACTTATTTCTCAAGATACACATACAGGTTCGTCTACCTATAAATTCTCATATTCCGTTGAAATTGTCCCAATTTGTAGAGATGATTTGGTTGTCTTACCGAAAAAATTAGCTAAGTCTATGGGTGATATCTCACAATTTGTCCTCTGTTCCAAGATTTCGAACACTGTTCAATTCATAGATCCAACTACTTTACAAATAGCAGATTTATCTCCTTCCGTCTATTGGAGGTATAATTTCCCACCATTAGCCGATGCTTCTCAATTAGTTGAGTTCATCGTTTTAGATGTTGAATCTACAGGTATAAGTAGAGGTAAGAATGTTCTTGCTGATGTCTGTGTTGCAAGAGCTTCTGATCTTGGTGTCAACGACCAAgtatattatattaaatCTCATTTAGGTGGTATTATCCATGCTGGTGACACTGTAATGGGTTACTTCGTCTCCAATTCCAACTACAATTCCGACTTATTTGACGGTCTGCAACTAGATTACGTTCCTGACGTAGTCCTTGTGAAGAAACTATACAAGagaaagaacaagaagaataGAAACTGGAAGTTAAAGAGAATGGCAAGAGAACGTGCTGATATCGATGCATCTCAAGATTACAATGACAGAACACAAAGACAAGAAATGGAGCGTGCTGAAAGAGATTATGAACTCTTCTTGcaagaattggaagaagatgaagaattgagaCAAAAGATCAACTTATACAAGAACCAAAAACAACCAGAAAATGGTGTACAAAGCACGGTGGACGATGGtgacgatgaagatgaagacgCACCAGAAATTAATATCGATGAATTATTAGACGAATTAGATGAAATGACTTTAGAAGACACCCCAATGGAGGATTGA
- the ATG7 gene encoding Atg7p (similar to Saccharomyces cerevisiae ATG7 (YHR171W); ancestral locus Anc_5.66) — MDLNRLKYATPLQSFVDTTFFQELSRIKLDILKLSSEGQKIYTSVNLENLSKSSVGGSIFLNSQSFDQECWHGVEKDVVISGTLYNFNTIEEFKSLDKQKFLEDRFKDVWERSKHDINQAVSFDMISFADLKRYKFYYWLCVTCFIPQLLSVNIIKKVPIDGVEEIQKWFNMHSKEWVCLLDKKGHILKYSVDAVENSRALCIRDTSNVPETPSTLTKNFLSIFNYHYPAKNQIMVNFIRTNDSSFAYDLKLSSEGTIDRFKVSGWERNAQGKLLPRVTDLSALIDPLKIADQSVDLNLKLMKWRVAPEINLKVIKEIKVLILGAGTLGCYVSRTLMAWGVRTVTLVDNSTVSFSNPVRQSLFGFDDVGKPKAETAANALKKVFPLMDATGVELSIPMIGHPITNEEKEKKEFEKLYELIKCHDVIFLLMDSRETRWLPAVLANVMGKVVINAALGFDSYLVMRHGIYDANDDSERLGCYFCNDVVVPMDSLTDKTLDQMCTVTRPGVALLAAAQAVELLVSLLQQKAVHNVPAGEKNFLGCIPHQIRGFLNEFTTLKLETPAYKHCSACSSAIVQECEELGWEFVKNSLNNPDYIEELSGLRDVKREVENLTEDITEWNIDEEEEFDIIR, encoded by the coding sequence atggatttgaATAGGTTGAAGTATGCTACTCCATTACAATCATTTGTGGATACTACGTTTTTCCAGGAATTGTCCCGTATAAAACTggatattttgaagttaaGCTCTGAGGGACAAAAAATCTACACTTCAGTAAATTTGGAAAACCTTTCGAAGAGCAGTGTGGGTGGGagtatatttttgaacagTCAAAGTTTCGACCAAGAGTGTTGGCATGGAGTAGAGAAAGATGTTGTGATTAGTGGGACTCTGTATAATTTTAATACTAtcgaagaattcaaaagcCTagataaacaaaaattcttGGAAGACAGATTCAAAGACGTATGGGAAAGGTCAAAGCATGATATTAATCAGGCTGTGAGCTTTGATATGATAAGTTTTGCcgatttgaaaagatacAAGTTTTATTACTGGTTATGTGTAACATGTTTCATCCCACAATTGTTATCGgtaaatattatcaaaaaggTACCGATAGATGGCGTTGAAGAAATACAGAAATGGTTTAACATGCATAGTAAAGAATGGGTTTGTTTACTTGACAAAAAAGGTCATATACTCAAGTATTCCGTAGATGCCGTGGAAAATAGTCGAGCCCTGTGTATTAGAGATACCAGTAATGTACCGGAAACTCCGTCAACGTTAACgaagaattttttaagTATTTTCAATTACCATTATCCAGCAAAGAACCAAATAATGGTGAATTTTATACGAACTAATGATTCCAGTTTTGCGTATGATTTAAAGCTGAGTTCTGAGGGAACCATTGACAGGTTCAAGGTAAGTGGTTGGGAACGAAATGCACAGGGAAAATTGTTGCCTCGAGTGACAGACCTAAGTGCCCTGATTGATCCTTTGAAAATCGCAGATCAATCAGTTGACTTAAACCTGAAGTTAATGAAGTGGAGAGTTGCACCAGAGATCAACTTGAAGGTAATAAAAGAGATTAAGGTGCTAATATTGGGCGCAGGCACGTTAGGGTGTTATGTTTCAAGAACGTTGATGGCGTGGGGTGTACGAACTGTAACTTTAGTTGATAACAGTACAGTGTCATTTTCAAACCCTGTTCGACAATCTCTTTTTGGATTCGATGACGTTGGAAAACCAAAGGCCGAGACAGCAGCAAatgcattgaaaaaagtgTTCCCATTAATGGATGCTACAGGGGTGGAGTTAAGTATACCGATGATAGGACATCCAATtacaaatgaagaaaaggaaaagaaagagttCGAAAAACTTTATGAGTTGATCAAATGTCATGATGTTATCTTCCTACTGATGGACTCCCGTGAAACTCGTTGGCTACCAGCTGTTTTAGCCAACGTGATGGGAAAAGTAGTTATAAATGCCGCATTGGGATTTGATAGTTATTTGGTTATGAGGCATGGTATTTACGATGCAAATGACGATTCTGAAAGACTTGGTTGTTATTTTTGCAATGATGTTGTCGTCCCAATGGATAGTTTAACAGATAAGACTCTTGATCAGATGTGTACTGTCACAAGACCTGGTGTTGCACTATTGGCCGCAGCGCAGGCAGTTGAGCTCCTGGTTTCCCTTTTGCAACAAAAGGCAGTTCATAATGTACCAGCTGGTGAGAAAAATTTCCTTGGTTGTATACCCCATCAGATTCGTGGCTTTTTAAATGAGTTTAcaacattgaaattagaaACTCCAGCTTATAAGCATTGTTCTGCTTGCAGCAGTGCAATCGTGCAAGAATGTGAAGAACTGGGATGGGAGtttgtaaaaaattcattgaacAATCCTGATTATATTGAGGAACTGAGTGGCCTTAGGGACGTTAAAAGGGAAGTGGAAAACTTGACTGAAGATATCACAGAATGGAATATAgatgaggaagaggaaTTTGACATTATAAGGTAA
- the CDC23 gene encoding anaphase promoting complex subunit CDC23 (similar to Saccharomyces cerevisiae CDC23 (YHR166C); ancestral locus Anc_5.72), whose product MMVQDNLIDIIHDTKSSLRRSVLELSQWKLHKSAKWSAEALQGMADQQVPRYVVDPDESPIRDDSVKSRMNYELPQVNAGMSEQEYDLYLLASSLFDSKEFDRCSYFLKDVVEPRLKFLKLYCSYLSWDKKTIESTETMLMVGESSRIQSPDNDSNEDNINNPVFSENKNKSDVQISEDGQQTSVTILLNELKEYIEQHAFNEQIDGLGLALLYYLKGVLLSRQGNKSHAITAFLKSLSFYSFNWTCWVELLDCVSRPDESLILTKHLAEKFELKESNNIFTQSSTENNIMIKFFKLALYQEIGGNIDEFLMNLEYLLSISPNFAYLKSQHALVYYNHMDYISSEKLFNQIIKSDPYRLEDLDVYSNILYVMQKHSKLAYLAQFVSQIDKFRAESCCIAANYYSSRQEHEKSIMYFRRALTLDKKSTGAWTLMGHEFVELKNSNAAIECYRRAIDIDERDFKAWYGLGQAYEVSDMHLYSLYYFQRACTIRPLDRRMWQALASCYAKMNNSKESIKCYQRALQLSNNVDQDIVLHYELAKQYEKLLDTESCRSNMLKCVELDRSMEGVITDEVVQATIWLANYEIKLKNYETAYNYAIGITNGTSLQIDSARYIARLCREKMK is encoded by the coding sequence ATGATGGTTCAGGATAACCTAATTGACATTATTCACGATACTAAATCAAGTTTAAGAAGATCTGTACTGGAATTATCACAATGGAAACTGCATAAATCCGCCAAATGGTCTGCTGAAGCGCTCCAGGGTATGGCTGATCAACAAGTTCCGCGTTATGTGGTAGATCCAGATGAATCACCAATAAGAGACGATTCTGTGAAAAGCAGGATGAATTATGAGTTACCTCAGGTCAATGCAGGCATGTCAGAACAGGAATATGATCTATACTTATTGGCGTCCAGCCTATTCgattcaaaagaatttgacAGATGCTCTTACTTTCTCAAGGATGTAGTGGAGCCACGtttgaaattcttgaaattatacTGCTCCTACTTATCATGGGACAAAAAAACTATAGAGAGTACTGAAACTATGCTAATGGTTGGTGAATCATCAAGAATTCAGTCGCCGGATAACgattcaaatgaagacAATATAAACAATCCAGTCttttctgaaaataaaaacaaatcTGATGTTCAGATATCTGAAGATGGTCAGCAAACAAGTGTAACCATCCTACTGAATGAATTAAAGGAATATATAGAACAGCACGCATTCAATGAACAGATAGACGGTCTGGGGCTTGCCCTTCTTTATTACTTAAAGGGTGTATTGCTTTCTCGCCAGGGGAACAAATCACACGCAATCACAGCTTTTTTGAAGTCATTATCCttttattctttcaattggaCCTGCTGGGTGGAATTACTAGATTGTGTGTCAAGACCTGATGAATCGTTAATTCTCACAAAACATTTAgcagaaaaatttgaattgaaagaaagtaataatatattcACGCAATCTTCCACCGAGAACAATATAatgattaaatttttcaaattggcTCTTTACCAAGAAATCGGTGGAAATATAGATGAATTCTTAATGAATTTAGAATATCTACTTTCAATATCTCCAAATTTTGcatatttgaaatctcAGCATGCTTTAGTCTATTATAACCATATGGATTACATTAGTTCAGAAAAACTcttcaatcaaattattaaatctGATCCCTACAGGTTAGAAGATCTCGACGTTTATTCCAATATCCTCTACGTCATGCAAAAACATTCGAAGTTAGCCTATTTAGCTCAATTTGTATCGCAAATAGATAAGTTCAGAGCCGAATCATGTTGTATAGCGGCAAATTATTACAGTTCTAGGCAAGAAcatgaaaaatcaataatgtaTTTCCGCAGGGCTCTAACCcttgataaaaaatctaCTGGGGCATGGACCCTTATGGGTCACGAGTTTGTTGAATTAAAGAACTCTAATGCTGCTATTGAATGTTACAGAAGAGccattgatattgatgaaaggGATTTCAAAGCTTGGTACGGATTGGGACAAGCATATGAAGTGTCAGATATGCATTTATATTCATTGTATTATTTCCAAAGAGCATGTACTATCAGACCATTAGATCGTAGAATGTGGCAAGCACTTGCATCTTGTTACGCGAAGATGAATAACTCAAAAGAATCTATCAAATGCTACCAAAGGGCCTTACAACTATCGAATAACGTGGATCAAGATATAGTTTTGCATTACGAACTCGCCAAACAATATGAAAAGCTTTTAGACACAGAAAGTTGTAGATCCAATATGCTGAAATGTGTCGAACTAGATAGGTCGATGGAAGGTGTCATAACGGATGAGGTAGTACAGGCAACTATATGGCTGGCAAACTAcgaaataaaattgaagaattacGAAACGGCATACAATTATGCTATTGGCATAACAAACGGAACTTCATTGCAGATAGACAGTGCAAGATACATAGCCAGACTCTGTCGagagaagatgaaatga
- the THP2 gene encoding Thp2p (similar to Saccharomyces cerevisiae THP2 (YHR167W); ancestral locus Anc_5.71), with product MMEESTYFDTLCELEQCLQANYENLDAVLDTLQNLTSENLNDEQMVHSLQMLSKQYKALLDSSVDLRYSKFNTRESQIASIRNSERENNVFADTKPQRNLNEYVKYIENINRDTHEYVNLLERLSVDLGKQVDISDSNVTELVVDDWTPPSELISLLEQYNESSSDIELQDSKVDRYLDQLKLLRAKYAMENNYLLKSTLNDLNDEVNYWRREYENIESMMFGNGPNSMKKMLHNVEVLKVKAADPAMAENEEQPPRKQDAK from the coding sequence atgatgGAGGAAAGCACTTATTTTGATACACTTTGTGAACTGGAGCAATGTTTGCAGGCAAACTATGAGAATTTAGACGCAGTTTTGGACACATTACAGAATCTTACGAGCGAGAACTTGAATGATGAGCAAATGGTACATTCGCTCCAAATGCTGTCAAAACAGTATAAGGCGCTGTTGGACAGCTCTGTCGATCTCAGATACTCGAAATTCAACACAAGAGAGTCTCAAATAGCAAGTATAAGGAATTCAGAAAGGGAGAATAATGTTTTTGCCGATACCAAACCACAGAGAAACCTAAATGAGTACGTGAAATATATAGAGAACATTAATAGAGACACACATGAGTACGTGAATCTCTTAGAACGACTTTCTGTGGACTTGGGAAAGCAAGTTGACATTTCAGATTCCAATGTGACGGAGCTTGTTGTGGATGACTGGACTCCTCCCAGTGAGttaatatcattattagaGCAATACAACGAGTCTAGCTCCGATATTGAATTACAGGACTCCAAAGTGGACCGCTATTTGGATCAATTAAAGTTGTTGCGTGCTAAATACGCAATGGAAAATAACTATCTATTAAAAAGTACTTTAAATGATCTAAATGATGAAGTAAATTATTGGAGAAGGGAGTATGAAAACATAGAAAGTATGATGTTTGGTAATGGACCAAActcaatgaagaaaatgctgCATAACGTCGAAGTTTTAAAAGTCAAAGCTGCCGATCCAGCCATGGCTGAGAACGAAGAACAGCCTCCAAGAAAGCAAGATGCAAAGTAG
- the MTG2 gene encoding putative GTPase MTG2 (similar to Saccharomyces cerevisiae MTG2 (YHR168W); ancestral locus Anc_5.70) — MKTDNAVIEMSSRAVKRLPKILNRFQSSSFPDNAPTLLKNEQWLESFDRKIGYNERELELSYESVPMGAKFPVKINSIPSKGRYIEIESPLSYFTSTSYFRKFNKHSRTQGNFVDSRIVRCKSGSGGSGCISFARDANHRIGPPDGGDGGRGGDVYVKAVEGMNSLAKLKSSYIAGDGGSGAARQLDGAAGKDILIKVPIGTTIRWSLDPDDVRQRIEKDMQADKNKSLKDILNSRMIDLKCVGKYYQDVDTYFMQLFRNTRPLMDSWIFKHKTREYHEDKAWFKQLNQNMIGYDKSLHYNELRNDKFPLFGIDLKETTKTPICLLHGGEGGLGNMHFLTSMIRNPRFARVGRYGLHSHFLFELKSIADLGLIGLPNAGKSTILNKISNARPRIGDWKFTTLIPTLGTISRGITKSSFTVADIPGIIEDAHLDKGMGLEFLKHIERSRGWVFVLSLEDNAPLNDLMLLIKEVGGMDEVMKRNVLVVCNKADIGRDSPQYMGKYLDILNFCRTQSWDCLPISALKGANIDLLVDKMARCAGTD, encoded by the coding sequence ATGAAAACAGATAATGCTGTCATTGAAATGAGTTCACGGGCTGTAAAGAGACTGCCAAAGATACTCAACAGATTCCAGTCCTCTAGTTTTCCAGACAATGCACCAACTTTGTTAAAAAATGAGCAATGGTTAGAAAGTTTCGATAGAAAAATAGGGTACAACGAGAGAGAGCTTGAATTGTCGTATGAAAGTGTCCCTATGGGGGCCAAATTTCCGGTAAAGATAAATTCCATCCCTTCGAAAGGAAGatacattgaaattgagTCACCTCTGTCGTACTTTACCTCTACGAGCTATTTCAGAAAGTTTAATAAACATAGTCGTACACAAGGAAATTTCGTTGACAGCAGAATTGTACGTTGCAAGAGCGGATCAGGTGGGAGTGGGTGTATTTCATTTGCAAGAGATGCAAACCATAGGATAGGACCGCCAGATGGAGGTGATGGGGGCCGTGGAGGCGACGTCTATGTTAAAGCCGTTGAAGGTATGAATTCACTTGCCAAATTGAAGTCCAGTTATATTGCAGGAGACGGTGGCTCTGGGGCTGCAAGACAATTGGATGGAGCTGCTGGCAAAGATATACTTATCAAAGTGCCTATAGGGACCACTATTCGGTGGTCTCTTGATCCTGACGATGTACGACAAcgtattgaaaaagatatgCAAGCTGATAAGAATAAGTCTTTGAAGGATATCTTGAATTCTAGGATGATAGATTTAAAATGTGTTGGTAAATATTACCAGGATGTGGATACGTATTTTATGCAGTTATTTCGAAATACGCGACCTTTAATGGATTCCTGGATATTCAAGCATAAGACGAGAGAATATCATGAAGATAAAGCGTGGTTCAAACAACTCAATCAGAATATGATAGGTTACGATAAGTCGCTGCACTACAATGAATTGCGCAACGATAAATTCCCACTTTTCGGAATCGATCTGAAGGAAACTACAAAAACTCCCATTTGCCTCTTGCATGGTGGAGAAGGTGGACTGGGGAATATGCATTTTTTAACTAGCATGATTCGAAATCCAAGGTTTGCTAGAGTCGGTAGATATGGCCTACATTCCCACTTTTTATTCGAGTTGAAATCTATAGCCGATCTGGGCTTAATTGGACTACCAAATGCTGGCAAATCGACCATACTGAATAAAATTTCGAACGCACGACCAAGAATTGGAGACTGGAAATTCACAACTTTAATTCCCACACTTGGAACTATTTCGAGAGGTATTACGAAATCAAGTTTTACAGTAGCAGATATTCCAGGCATAATCGAGGACGCCCACTTAGACAAAGGGATGGGTTTGGAGTTTTTAAAGCATATCGAAAGATCCCGCGGTTGGGTGTTTGTACTAAGTCTTGAAGATAACGCACCTTTAAACGATCTCATGCTCTTGATAAAAGAGGTAGGAGGTATGGATGAGGTCATGAAGAGAAACGTTCTAGTTGTGTGTAACAAAGCAGACATAGGCAGGGATAGCCCCCAGTACATGGGGAAATACCTCGATATATTGAACTTTTGTAGAACCCAAAGTTGGGATTGTCTTCCTATTAGTGCATTGAAGGGTGCAAATATTGACCTTCTGGTCGATAAAATGGCAAGATGTGCTGGCACAGACTGA
- the SPC97 gene encoding gamma-tubulin-complex subunit SPC97 (similar to Saccharomyces cerevisiae SPC97 (YHR172W); ancestral locus Anc_5.63), with translation MEVRKVEDAAMLISPSEDTSLLARKVNYEPLINVSPKISTFPIEKLSTVSENPRTQEALVIQDLLNALIGISGVYIRYSNDYDPTKGDALKFRIAKHMDSSLKSFCRRILNLGTYYVELKYASEQWSDPIYGLVLQRLGFEIKTFLNNVYLKFVVDKLEKEFYDNSSFSIRELKQLITDSEVGKKLGILFALYLEIKKEMEKRRHINLDKAAFDNLMSESSNDFSIFMNNVPLPIAKGGIILQILEEMISKNLGDRSTVTFMKSLLNAISESYCQNLHEWVTQGELRDPYDEFMICNTMKSSTGIDVNPTECYRIWLTQYSVRRDGLPKKFLINAGNHDNKLLSKILFTGKLLNLIKLSLQITKLPIPTDEHILSINYSELMEGTNLELYVNKWYDRANSICMKLLFEDYKVDRFIILLQKHLFGYRNGNLITKLLHNNIYDLTKAMGKSESSEEKLQQSLEFLRIDFAEDDLIGRLLVLQLDERSFDEFILDNIRTSKNASNMVQETERTSKLEGLSALKTYVLEGFKKNVEPTNSVKSNIYHLNFDVAIPYPINVIINRAHIYQFQIISRYLNLLRYHTMVLDDTWIEINKNPIWRHPGFSDIVYKGIIQRTRILHNKMNHFFKCIMEYFTNDIIDKEMSQILNNVTSVNDLQTKLSSALTNILNDCCLTQLIEMQLQIFDITYKFCRFIASMRYKLCKIDYNLYEKYIASRKSSSNDDNAVEEDDGYNEEDAIRKVPELIGFINTVSLSFHQHYDAFIEGLLHSYSNQVKGHFILNTDSGRLLHSLVGNELNELLSSVDQ, from the coding sequence ATGGAAGTGAGAAAAGTAGAAGATGCAGCCATGCTAATTTCTCCGTCAGAAGATACATCTTTGCTAGCTAGGAAAGTTAATTACGAACCTTTGATCAATGTTTCACCAAAGATAAGTACCTttccaattgaaaaactcTCTACGGTGTCAGAAAATCCTAGAACCCAAGAAGCATTGGTCATACAAGATTTGTTAAACGCGCTTATTGGCATCAGCGGCGTCTATATACGTTACAGTAACGACTATGACCCTACCAAGGGTGATGCATTGAAATTTAGAATAGCCAAACACATGGATTCATCGTTAAAATCTTTTTGTAGAAGAATATTAAACTTAGGAACGTACTATGTGGAATTGAAGTACGCCAGTGAGCAGTGGTCAGATCCCATATATGGACTAGTTTTACAGAGATTaggttttgaaattaagactttcttaaataatgtctatttgaaatttgtaGTTGATAAACTGGAAAAGGAGTTTTACGATAACTCAAGTTTCTCCATCAGAGAACTTAAACAACTCATCACTGACAGTGAGGTTGGGAAGAAGCTAGGAATTCTGTTTGCACTATATTTAgagataaaaaaagaaatggaaaagagAAGACATATAAATCTCGATAAAGCAGCTTTTGACAACCTAATGTCGGAATCAAGCAacgatttttcaatatttatgAATAATGTGCCTTTACCAATAGCGAAAGGGGGAATCATCTTACAAATTTTGGAGGAAATGATATCGAAAAATCTAGGTGATAGGTCAACTGTAACATTTATGAAAAGCTTATTAAATGCTATCAGTGAGAGCTACTGTCAAAATTTGCATGAATGGGTGACGCAAGGGGAGCTACGAGACCCGTACGACGAATTTATGATATGCAATACGATGAAAAGTTCAACAGGCATCGATGTCAATCCAACTGAATGCTACAGAATATGGCTAACACAATATAGTGTTCGTAGGGATGGACTGCCCAAAAAATTCTTAATTAATGCTGGTAATCATGACAACAAGctactttcaaaaattttatttactGGGAAACTTCTCAATTTGATTAAGTTGAGTTTGCAAATTACGAAATTGCCAATACCCACGGATGAGCACATTTTGTCTATAAACTACTCTGAATTGATGGAAGGTACAAATTTAGAACTTTATGTCAACAAATGGTACGACAGAGCCAACTCAATTTGCATGAAGTTGCTCTTTGAGGACTATAAAGTCGATAGGTTCATAATACTTCTACAGAAACATTTATTTGGCTACCGGAATGGAAATTTGATAACCAAACTTTTGCATAATAATATCTATGATTTAACAAAAGCCATGGGAAAGAGTGAATCAAGTGAGGAAAAACTACAACAAAGTTTAGAATTTTTAAGGATAGATTTTGCTGAAGATGATCTCATTGGAAGATTGCTGGTCTTACAACTGGATGAGCGATCCTTCGATGAATTCATCCTGGACAACATAAGAACGAGTAAAAATGCTTCTAACATGGTTCAAGAAACAGAGAGAACAAGTAAATTAGAAGGGTTATCAGCACTAAAGACTTACGTTTTAGAGggtttcaagaaaaacGTAGAACCAACAAATTCGGTGAAGAGTAATATCTACCATCTAAACTTCGATGTTGCAATCCCATACCCAATAAATGTTATCATAAACAGAGCACACATAtaccaatttcaaatcatttcAAGATATCTCAATCTTTTACGCTATCATACAATGGTCTTGGATGATACGTGGATcgaaatcaataaaaatcCCATTTGGAGACATCCCGGTTTCAGTGACATTGTATACAAGGGTATCATCCAAAGAACCAGGATACTACACAATAAGATGAACCATTTTTTTAAGTGTATAATGGAATATTTCACAAATGATATCATTGACAAAGAAATGTCCCAGATATTAAACAATGTAACTTCCGTAAACGATCTACAGACAAAGTTGAGTAGTGCGTtgacaaatattttgaatgacTGCTGTCTCACACAGTTAATCGAAATGCAATTACAGATATTTGACATTACTTATAAATTCTGTAGATTTATCGCATCAATGCGATACAAGCTTTGCAAAATTGATTATAATCtatatgaaaaatacaTTGCCAGCAGGAAATCTTCCTCGAATGACGACAATGCCgtggaagaagatgacggatacaatgaagaagacgCTATCAGAAAAGTGCCTGAGCTAATTGGTTTTATCAACACCGTCTCACTAAGTTTCCATCAGCATTATGATGCGTTCATTGAAGGCTTATTACACTCCTACAGTAACCAAGTCAAGGGCCACTTTATTCTAAATACAGACAGTGGAAGATTACTGCATTCTTTAGTCGGCAATGAGCTGAATGAGCTGCTGTCATCGGTAGATCAGTAG